The genomic window ATTTTTACCAATTCCGCAATCGGCATTTTTTCACTTGTCGTATGAATTTCTTCATAGCCTACGGCAAGATTAACAGTAGGGATACCAAATCCTGCAATAACATTCGCATCACTGCCCCCACCGCTCGTTAATAGTTTACATGGACGGCCAATTTTTTCTGCTGCTTTTTTAGCAATCTCGACAACATGATCCCCTTCTCCAAATTTAAAGCCAGGGTACATGACCTCAACATTTACTTCTGCTCTTCCACCCATTTCCTTAGCTGTTTGGATGAACGCTGTTTTCATTTTTTCAACTTGAGCTTCCATTTTTTCGTTTTCTAAAGAGCGAGCTTCAGCTAAAATATCCACGCGATCACATACGATATTCGTTGCTCTTCCCCCTTCAAAACGGCCAATATTAGCTGTCGTTTCCTCATCAATTCGGCCAAGAGGCATTTTGGCAATTGCTTTCGCTGCAATCGTAATGGCCGATACACCTTTTTCAGGGGCGACACCAGCATGAGCTGTTTTTCCATAAATGACTGTTTTAATTTTGGCTTGTGTAGGAGCAGCGACAATAATATCTCCTACTGTACCATCACTGTCGAGCGCATAGCCATATTTAGCCTTTAATAAGGAAGAATCTAAAGCTTTAGCTCCTACTAAACCTGATTCTTCTCCTACGGTAATGATAAATTGGATTATACCATGTTGAATATTTTGTTCTTTTAATTGACGAATCGCTTCAAACATAGCAGCAAGACCTGTTTTATCATCTGCTCCCAATATGGTTGTTCCATCTGAAACGACATAACCTTCTTTAATAGAAGGCTTTACATTAACCGCGGGGACCACTGTATCCATATGGGAAGTAAAATAAATCGGATCCACTCCCTCTTTATTCGCATCCAATGTGCAGATTAAATTTCCCGCACCATGACCGGTTTGTTCTTTTGTTTCATCTTCATATACATGAACATCTAGATCCTCAAATTTCTTCTTTAATACTTTAGAAATTTCAGCTTCATTTGTCGTTTCGGAATCAATTTGTACCAATTCTAAAAATTCATTTAACAATCGCTCTTGATTCACCATATGTATACCTCCAAAATATGTATTCACCCATTTAGTATAC from Oikeobacillus pervagus includes these protein-coding regions:
- a CDS encoding M20/M25/M40 family metallo-hydrolase, which gives rise to MVNQERLLNEFLELVQIDSETTNEAEISKVLKKKFEDLDVHVYEDETKEQTGHGAGNLICTLDANKEGVDPIYFTSHMDTVVPAVNVKPSIKEGYVVSDGTTILGADDKTGLAAMFEAIRQLKEQNIQHGIIQFIITVGEESGLVGAKALDSSLLKAKYGYALDSDGTVGDIIVAAPTQAKIKTVIYGKTAHAGVAPEKGVSAITIAAKAIAKMPLGRIDEETTANIGRFEGGRATNIVCDRVDILAEARSLENEKMEAQVEKMKTAFIQTAKEMGGRAEVNVEVMYPGFKFGEGDHVVEIAKKAAEKIGRPCKLLTSGGGSDANVIAGFGIPTVNLAVGYEEIHTTSEKMPIAELVKIAEMTVAIIEEVANGN